One Nitrospira sp. DNA window includes the following coding sequences:
- the dapA gene encoding 4-hydroxy-tetrahydrodipicolinate synthase: protein MFAGSHIAIVTPFRKGKFDERAFGDLIEWQIAQGTDGIVPCGTTGESATLSHEEHSRVIELTVEVVNRRVPVIAGTGSNSTDEAISLTKHAKEAGADGALLITPYYNKPTQEGLYRHYKAIAEAVEIPIVLYNIPGRTGVNMLPATIARLAAIQNIVGVKEGSGSVQQASEIVQTCGDRLTVLAGDDALTLPMMAVGAKGVITVTANLLPADMAKLVKSFAAGQVEEARRIHFKLSPLFSALFLETNPIPVKEALGMMGKIDPELRLPLCPMAQENREKLTCVMKDSGLI, encoded by the coding sequence ATGTTTGCCGGCTCTCACATTGCGATAGTCACGCCTTTTCGGAAGGGAAAATTCGACGAACGGGCTTTTGGCGATCTCATCGAATGGCAGATCGCCCAAGGCACAGACGGAATTGTGCCCTGCGGAACCACCGGGGAATCGGCGACGCTGTCGCATGAAGAGCACAGCCGGGTGATCGAGTTGACGGTCGAGGTCGTCAATCGGCGGGTGCCGGTGATCGCAGGAACTGGATCGAACAGCACTGACGAAGCGATTTCTCTGACGAAACATGCCAAAGAGGCCGGGGCCGACGGCGCATTGCTCATTACGCCCTACTACAACAAGCCTACGCAAGAGGGGTTATATCGCCACTACAAGGCCATTGCGGAAGCCGTCGAGATTCCCATCGTGCTCTACAACATCCCTGGGCGAACGGGCGTCAATATGCTTCCGGCGACCATTGCCCGTCTGGCGGCCATTCAGAATATCGTCGGGGTCAAAGAAGGGAGCGGATCGGTCCAACAGGCGTCGGAGATCGTGCAGACGTGTGGCGATCGCCTGACGGTGCTGGCCGGTGATGATGCTCTCACGCTCCCGATGATGGCGGTCGGCGCCAAGGGGGTCATTACCGTCACCGCCAATCTCCTCCCTGCCGATATGGCGAAGTTGGTCAAGTCTTTTGCGGCAGGACAGGTCGAGGAAGCGAGGCGGATCCATTTCAAGCTCTCGCCGCTCTTCTCCGCGTTGTTTCTTGAAACGAATCCCATTCCCGTCAAAGAGGCCTTGGGGATGATGGGCAAGATCGATCCGGAACTCCGGCTGCCGCTCTGTCCGATGGCTCAGGAGAATCGCGAAAAGTTGACGTGTGTCATGAAGGATAGCGGCTTAATTTAG
- the lysA gene encoding diaminopimelate decarboxylase: protein MNDFVYREGELYCEQVPVSRIVKEVGTPCYVYSYSTLVRHFRAYDGAFKNIPHIIAFAMKSNSNLAVLSLMAKEGSGVDIVSGGELYRALKAGVPTSKIVFAGVGKNPDEIRDALKADILMFNVESSAELRAINDVAASVGCRARVALRINPDIDPKTHPYISTGLKKSKFGIAADRALEEFKLAASLKHIEVVGVHKHIGSQLTDVTPFVEALKKVLKLVETLKESGINIQYLNIGGGLGITYSDETPPLPQDLADAIFPHVRDLKVTLIMEPGRVIVGNAGILVTKALYLKEGESKSFVIVDAAMNDLIRPSLYGAYHEIRPVLEAAGHRPKHQVDIVGPVCESGDFLAKDRSLAEIKPGEALAVMSAGAYGFVMSSNYNSRPRVPEVLVKDGEIHVIRKRETFDDLVKGEAIPGFLR from the coding sequence ATGAATGATTTTGTCTATCGGGAGGGGGAGCTGTACTGCGAACAGGTTCCGGTCAGCCGGATCGTCAAGGAGGTCGGCACCCCCTGTTATGTCTATAGCTATTCCACGCTGGTGCGGCATTTCCGGGCCTACGACGGCGCGTTCAAAAATATTCCGCACATCATTGCCTTTGCCATGAAGTCGAACTCCAACTTGGCCGTGTTGAGCTTGATGGCCAAGGAAGGCAGCGGGGTCGATATCGTGTCCGGCGGTGAACTCTATCGGGCACTGAAGGCGGGGGTGCCGACGTCCAAAATCGTGTTCGCGGGGGTCGGCAAGAATCCCGATGAAATTCGGGATGCCTTGAAGGCCGACATTCTCATGTTCAACGTCGAGTCGTCGGCCGAGTTGCGGGCGATCAACGATGTGGCCGCGTCCGTGGGATGCCGTGCGCGCGTCGCGCTCCGCATCAATCCGGACATCGACCCGAAGACGCATCCGTATATCTCCACCGGCCTGAAGAAGAGCAAGTTCGGGATTGCCGCCGATCGGGCGCTGGAAGAGTTCAAGCTCGCGGCATCATTGAAGCACATCGAGGTGGTGGGGGTTCATAAACACATCGGTTCGCAGTTGACCGATGTGACGCCGTTCGTCGAAGCGTTGAAGAAAGTGCTCAAGCTGGTCGAAACGCTCAAGGAATCCGGCATTAATATTCAGTATCTCAATATCGGCGGCGGCTTGGGCATCACCTATTCGGATGAGACGCCGCCGCTGCCGCAAGATTTAGCCGACGCGATTTTCCCGCATGTTCGCGATCTCAAGGTGACGCTCATTATGGAGCCGGGCCGGGTCATCGTCGGGAATGCGGGCATCCTGGTGACAAAGGCCCTCTATCTGAAGGAGGGGGAATCCAAGAGCTTCGTCATCGTGGATGCGGCGATGAACGACCTGATCCGCCCCAGCCTGTACGGGGCCTATCATGAAATTCGTCCCGTTCTTGAAGCAGCCGGCCACCGGCCGAAGCACCAGGTGGATATCGTCGGGCCGGTCTGCGAGTCCGGCGATTTTCTGGCGAAGGATCGTTCACTGGCCGAAATCAAGCCGGGCGAGGCGCTGGCGGTGATGAGCGCGGGTGCGTACGGATTTGTCATGTCCTCCAATTACAATTCCAGGCCACGCGTGCCGGAAGTGTTAGTGAAAGATGGGGAGATTCATGTCATCCGGAAGCGGGAAACGTTTGACGATTTGGTCAAGGGCGAGGCGATCCCGGGATTTTTGAGGTAA
- the argH gene encoding argininosuccinate lyase — MASRTPDRARKGKPNKAWAGRFREQTNRLVEDFSRSVAVDRRLYAHDIQGSLAHCRTLEKAGVLTKKETAAIVKGLQSVLRELEQNRFRFLPEDEDIHMAIERRLTEVIGPLGGKLHTGRSRNDQVALDVRLYLRDEVARLIGRLTEFQRVLVAQAQAHGDVPMPGYTHLQRAQPVLFAHHLLAYVEMFDRDKGRLGDARTRLNVMPLGSGALAGSNYPVDRLYTASLLDFPAVTHNSLDAVSDRDFMIEVSSALAVIMMHLSRMSEELIIWATQEFHFVDLPDGFCTGSSMMPQKKNPDVPELVRGKTGRVYGHLMSLLTTLKALPLSYNRDLQEDKPALFDALDTTQDSVAVMTELMRRLTVDRDALTRALTGGGMLATEIADYLVIKGVPFREAHAITGRVVRWALDEGRELSDLSVEDLRPFSPRFDPSVLQRLTVQGAIDRKAQIGGTARKQVARRIQAWMKTLA; from the coding sequence ATGGCCAGTCGGACACCTGACAGGGCCCGAAAGGGCAAGCCGAACAAGGCGTGGGCCGGCCGGTTTCGCGAGCAGACGAACCGGCTGGTCGAAGACTTCTCGCGCTCGGTGGCGGTTGATCGGCGGCTGTACGCGCACGACATTCAAGGGAGCCTCGCCCATTGCCGTACCCTCGAAAAGGCCGGGGTGCTCACCAAGAAGGAAACGGCGGCCATCGTCAAAGGCTTGCAGTCGGTGCTGCGCGAGCTGGAACAGAACCGGTTCCGGTTTCTTCCGGAGGATGAAGATATTCACATGGCGATCGAGCGGCGGCTGACCGAAGTGATCGGACCGCTGGGCGGCAAGCTCCATACGGGGCGGAGCCGGAACGATCAGGTCGCCTTGGACGTCCGTTTATACCTGCGGGATGAGGTCGCGAGGCTCATCGGGCGGTTGACCGAATTCCAGCGGGTCCTGGTCGCGCAGGCGCAGGCTCATGGCGATGTCCCGATGCCGGGCTATACGCACTTGCAGCGCGCCCAACCGGTGTTATTCGCCCATCATTTGCTCGCCTATGTCGAAATGTTCGACCGCGACAAGGGGCGGCTTGGAGACGCGCGCACGCGATTGAATGTCATGCCGCTGGGGTCCGGCGCATTGGCCGGGTCCAATTACCCGGTGGATCGGCTCTATACGGCGTCGCTGCTGGATTTCCCCGCTGTAACGCACAACAGTCTCGATGCGGTGTCGGATCGGGATTTCATGATCGAAGTGTCGTCGGCGCTGGCCGTGATCATGATGCATCTCTCGCGGATGAGCGAGGAGCTGATCATTTGGGCCACGCAAGAGTTTCATTTCGTCGACTTGCCGGACGGGTTCTGCACGGGCAGCAGCATGATGCCGCAGAAGAAAAATCCTGATGTGCCAGAATTGGTGCGCGGGAAGACCGGCCGTGTGTACGGCCATCTGATGAGTCTCTTGACGACCTTGAAGGCCTTGCCGCTCAGCTATAACCGTGATCTGCAAGAAGACAAGCCCGCGCTCTTCGACGCGCTCGATACGACGCAGGATTCCGTGGCGGTCATGACGGAGTTGATGCGCCGGTTGACGGTGGATCGGGACGCGCTGACGAGGGCGCTGACGGGCGGCGGCATGCTGGCCACGGAGATCGCGGATTATTTGGTGATCAAGGGAGTACCATTCAGAGAGGCCCATGCGATCACCGGCCGTGTGGTCCGCTGGGCGCTTGATGAGGGCCGGGAGTTGTCGGATCTCTCGGTCGAAGACTTGCGCCCGTTTTCTCCCCGCTTCGATCCGTCGGTGTTGCAACGATTGACGGTGCAGGGGGCGATTGATCGAAAGGCGCAGATCGGCGGCACCGCGCGAAAACAGGTGGCCCGCCGTATTCAGGCATGGATGAAGACGCTGGCATGA
- a CDS encoding argininosuccinate synthase: protein MKQTSIKKIVLAYSGGLDTSVILKWLQETYQAEVIAFCADLGQGEDLQAIKAKAKNLGVKKVYVEDLRETFVKDYVFPMLRGNAMYEGCYLLGTSIARPLIARRQAEIALKEGAEAVSHGATGKGNDQVRFELTYMALAPGLKIIAPWREWTLRSRRECIEYADKHGIPVTATKAKPYSMDLNLFHVSYEGGILEDPWKSPPDEIFQMTVSPEKAPNKPLEVEIEYEQGNPVAVDGKKMSPAKLLAHLNQLGGAHGVGRVDLVENRYVGMKSRGVYETPGGTILHVAHRGLESLTMDREVLHFRDSLIPRFADLIYNGYWFSPEREMIQTAIDEAQKDVSGTARVKLYKGSCTLAGRKSKNSLYRLDIATFEEDDVYNQKDAEGFIRLNALRLKIRAQRRKAKS, encoded by the coding sequence ATGAAACAGACATCGATCAAGAAAATAGTTCTCGCGTATTCCGGCGGGCTCGATACCTCGGTCATTTTGAAGTGGCTGCAGGAAACCTATCAGGCGGAAGTGATCGCCTTTTGCGCCGACCTCGGCCAGGGGGAAGATCTTCAGGCCATCAAGGCGAAAGCGAAGAATCTTGGCGTGAAGAAGGTCTATGTCGAGGACCTGCGCGAGACCTTTGTGAAGGACTATGTGTTTCCAATGCTGCGCGGCAACGCGATGTACGAAGGCTGCTACTTGCTGGGGACGTCGATCGCCCGTCCGCTGATTGCCCGCCGCCAGGCCGAGATCGCCCTGAAGGAAGGCGCTGAGGCGGTATCGCATGGCGCCACAGGAAAGGGCAACGATCAGGTGCGGTTCGAGCTGACCTATATGGCGCTGGCTCCCGGCCTGAAGATTATCGCCCCGTGGCGCGAATGGACCCTGCGGTCGCGGCGTGAATGTATCGAATATGCCGACAAGCATGGCATTCCCGTGACGGCGACGAAGGCGAAGCCCTACAGCATGGACCTGAACCTCTTCCACGTGAGCTACGAGGGCGGCATTCTCGAAGATCCCTGGAAGTCGCCGCCGGATGAAATCTTCCAGATGACGGTGTCTCCGGAGAAAGCGCCGAACAAGCCGCTGGAAGTGGAAATCGAGTACGAGCAGGGCAACCCGGTTGCCGTGGACGGCAAGAAGATGAGCCCGGCCAAACTGCTGGCGCATCTCAATCAACTGGGCGGCGCGCACGGAGTGGGCCGCGTGGATCTGGTCGAGAACCGCTATGTCGGGATGAAGTCGCGGGGCGTCTATGAAACACCGGGCGGGACGATCCTGCACGTGGCGCATCGCGGGCTTGAATCGTTGACGATGGATCGCGAAGTGCTGCATTTCCGCGACAGCTTGATTCCACGCTTCGCTGACCTGATTTACAACGGCTACTGGTTCAGCCCGGAGCGGGAAATGATTCAGACGGCGATCGACGAAGCCCAAAAGGATGTGTCGGGCACGGCGCGCGTCAAGCTGTACAAGGGCAGCTGCACGCTCGCGGGCCGCAAGTCCAAGAATTCGCTGTATCGGCTGGATATCGCGACCTTTGAGGAAGACGACGTCTATAACCAAAAAGACGCCGAGGGATTTATCCGGTTGAACGCGTTGCGGCTCAAGATCCGGGCGCAGAGGCGGAAAGCGAAGTCCTAA
- the argF gene encoding ornithine carbamoyltransferase, with translation MATKRPSQKRSSAYAKDLLDVATMPRTQVEELLRLAAALKVKQQRGTAHSLLAGKTLGLLFQKPSTRTRVSFEAGMNQLGGHAMVLPMAEIQLSRGESVADTARVLSRYLDGIVIRTYDHAIVQEWAAEATMPVINGLTDLSHPCQALSDLMTIKEQKRRLKGIKIAYVGDGNNVANSLIEAAAKVGMQIALGCPAGYQPDQHVVDRARLEAARTGGAIEVCVDPQIAVKEADVVYTDVWISMGREREQARRLRALSPYQLNGRLLQKAKPDAIVMHCLPAHRGEEITAEVLDGPQSVVIDQAENRLHMQKAILVQLLRQQKGRA, from the coding sequence ATGGCAACCAAGCGGCCCTCCCAGAAGCGGTCCTCTGCCTATGCCAAGGATCTGTTGGATGTGGCGACTATGCCACGGACGCAGGTCGAGGAGTTGTTGCGCCTAGCGGCGGCCTTGAAGGTCAAGCAGCAGCGCGGCACGGCGCATTCGTTGCTGGCGGGGAAGACCCTGGGGCTGCTCTTTCAGAAGCCCTCCACACGGACGCGGGTCTCGTTTGAAGCCGGGATGAATCAGCTGGGCGGTCATGCCATGGTCTTGCCAATGGCGGAAATTCAGCTGTCGCGCGGAGAAAGCGTGGCGGATACGGCACGGGTGTTGTCGCGCTATCTCGACGGGATCGTCATTCGCACCTATGACCATGCCATCGTGCAGGAGTGGGCAGCCGAGGCCACGATGCCCGTCATCAACGGACTCACCGATTTAAGCCATCCCTGCCAGGCCCTCTCGGACTTGATGACGATCAAGGAACAGAAGCGGCGCCTGAAAGGAATAAAAATCGCCTATGTGGGAGATGGCAACAATGTGGCGAACTCGCTGATCGAAGCGGCCGCCAAGGTGGGGATGCAGATCGCGCTCGGCTGTCCTGCCGGCTATCAACCGGACCAGCATGTGGTGGACCGGGCCCGGCTCGAAGCCGCGCGCACCGGCGGCGCCATCGAGGTGTGCGTCGATCCGCAAATTGCCGTGAAAGAAGCCGATGTCGTCTATACCGATGTGTGGATCAGCATGGGCCGCGAGCGGGAGCAAGCCCGGCGCTTGCGCGCGCTGTCTCCCTATCAGTTGAACGGGCGGCTGCTCCAGAAGGCCAAGCCGGATGCCATCGTGATGCATTGTTTGCCGGCGCATCGCGGAGAAGAAATCACGGCCGAGGTGCTGGATGGGCCGCAGTCCGTCGTCATCGATCAAGCGGAAAACCGGCTCCATATGCAGAAGGCCATTTTGGTTCAGTTGCTGCGGCAGCAGAAAGGCAGGGCGTAA
- a CDS encoding acetylornithine transaminase, with amino-acid sequence MPTEELKDGAAKYLMQTYARQPISIVRGRGSKVYDMEGREYIDCVGGIAVNILGHGHPDLVQAIQRQAAQLIHVSNLYYTEPQVKLAQMLVDHSFADRVFFCNSGAEANEAAIKLARRYGHEKHGAGRFEIITMKNSFHGRTMATLTATGQEKVQKGFEPLVPGFVYAPFNDFAAIESLVTEKTAAIMLEPIQGEGGVHVAEKGYLQSLREFCTQKDILLIFDEVQTGMGRTGTLFAYEQLGVAPDIMTLAKGLGGGMPIGACLAKDSVAAVFTAGTHASTFGGNPLACAAGLAVCRVLLEGRVLDQARRMGEYLQKGLLDLKDRHRIVRDVRGIGLLQCLELDIDAKAVVADCLSRGVLVNATSERVLRFVPPLIITQQEIDRVLEILSAIFNQRALAEKDAHH; translated from the coding sequence ATGCCAACTGAAGAACTCAAAGATGGTGCCGCCAAATACCTGATGCAAACCTATGCGCGTCAGCCGATTTCTATCGTGCGGGGCCGTGGCTCCAAAGTCTATGATATGGAGGGCCGGGAATACATCGACTGTGTCGGTGGGATTGCGGTCAATATCCTCGGCCATGGCCACCCGGATCTGGTCCAGGCTATCCAGCGGCAGGCCGCGCAGCTCATCCATGTGTCGAATCTCTATTACACCGAGCCCCAAGTGAAGCTGGCGCAGATGCTGGTCGACCATTCCTTTGCCGACCGAGTCTTTTTCTGCAACAGCGGGGCCGAGGCCAATGAAGCGGCGATCAAGCTCGCCCGGCGTTATGGCCACGAGAAGCATGGAGCCGGCCGCTTTGAGATCATCACCATGAAGAATTCCTTCCATGGCCGAACCATGGCGACCCTCACGGCCACCGGTCAGGAGAAGGTGCAAAAGGGCTTCGAGCCGCTGGTGCCGGGGTTTGTGTATGCCCCGTTCAATGATTTTGCCGCGATCGAGAGCCTGGTGACCGAGAAGACTGCGGCAATCATGCTGGAGCCGATTCAGGGCGAAGGGGGCGTACATGTCGCCGAAAAAGGCTATCTCCAGAGCCTGAGAGAATTCTGCACGCAAAAAGACATTCTGCTCATCTTCGATGAAGTGCAGACCGGCATGGGGCGCACCGGGACGCTCTTTGCATACGAGCAATTGGGGGTGGCGCCGGACATTATGACCTTGGCGAAGGGACTCGGGGGCGGGATGCCCATTGGGGCCTGCTTGGCGAAGGACTCAGTGGCCGCGGTCTTTACCGCGGGGACGCATGCTTCGACGTTCGGGGGCAATCCATTGGCCTGCGCGGCTGGATTAGCCGTGTGCCGGGTGCTGCTCGAAGGACGTGTGCTCGATCAGGCGCGCCGCATGGGGGAATATCTTCAGAAAGGCCTGCTGGATCTCAAAGATCGCCATCGGATTGTTCGGGATGTGCGGGGGATCGGGTTGCTGCAATGTTTGGAGTTGGATATCGACGCCAAGGCCGTCGTCGCGGATTGCCTGTCCCGGGGCGTGCTGGTGAATGCGACCAGCGAGCGGGTGCTGCGCTTTGTGCCGCCGTTGATCATCACCCAGCAGGAAATTGACCGGGTGTTGGAGATCCTCTCGGCCATTTTCAATCAGCGGGCGCTGGCTGAAAAGGACGCGCATCACTGA
- a CDS encoding DUF2628 domain-containing protein: protein MEQTTASTTIDSPVYAPASDQDLWRQFIGPHADYYLGQFKKFSSNGQPKFALSWNWPAFLYISFLWFLYRKMYLHAFVYAIGPMVSSYLTGDISGSLVWSIMAGATANYLYYWHCKEGIAEIKKAGPLNPAAQEEAIKESGGVQPYVIYVGIALYVLALAGLVKMIQDGPPEGDKTLPRPAKPASMIST from the coding sequence GTGGAACAGACCACCGCGTCGACGACGATCGACAGTCCGGTCTATGCCCCCGCATCCGACCAGGATCTGTGGCGGCAATTTATCGGCCCCCATGCGGATTATTATCTGGGGCAGTTCAAGAAATTCTCCTCGAACGGCCAGCCGAAATTCGCGCTCAGCTGGAATTGGCCGGCGTTCCTCTATATTTCGTTTCTCTGGTTTCTCTACCGCAAGATGTATCTCCATGCCTTTGTCTATGCCATTGGGCCGATGGTCTCCAGCTATCTCACCGGGGATATCAGCGGGAGCTTGGTCTGGAGCATCATGGCCGGAGCGACGGCCAACTACCTGTACTATTGGCACTGCAAAGAAGGCATTGCGGAGATTAAGAAAGCCGGGCCATTGAATCCGGCGGCGCAGGAAGAGGCGATCAAAGAATCCGGCGGCGTGCAACCCTACGTCATCTATGTCGGCATTGCCCTCTACGTGCTCGCGCTCGCCGGCCTGGTGAAGATGATCCAGGACGGCCCACCGGAGGGAGACAAGACGCTTCCCCGGCCCGCAAAACCAGCCTCAATGATCTCAACATAG